GTTGGACCTGAACACTGAATTCAACCGTGCTTTAATCATCCCTAAGTACTGGAATTTAGGACTGATGGTTTATACGAAGATTGGGGCTTGTGAAGGCCCAGAACCATCACTGGGTTATTTTGTATTTGTGTTGGGCATGTAATTATTCTATTGGGTACGTAATTATTCTACTTGTGCTTATAATTACTCTAtatgggtctgtaataatttgtaagaaCAAAACAGATGGGGAAATTAGTAAAACGAGGGATAAAGTACTTTCATTCTCATATAAATGTGTAAAAAACGTGCCTATAGGATTTATGTGGTCTATTTGCTATTACATGCCTTAGTTTTATGTGTAGAAAGCCTGCCTGTAGGAGTCACATGCGCACACATCACTTAACTTGCCAACGCATGCTATTTCAAGTATTTTTCGTATCTATTTCTTCTATTGTGCTTTCTtagatagcatgtctataggGCATAGCAATGCAATATTCTACTTATTTATGTGCCATGATTATAGGACTTCGAATGACTAGTCTATCAATTGCCTCAATTATCATTGTActgctcatctagataccatgcctataggtttaataATCAATTAGCTGCCCATATCATTTGTATTGCCTcgtttagatagcatgcctatagggataaaactGTATAGAGTCAATTTCCAACTATAGATATCATGCTCCTAGGACATTGTCACCTGTCTAAGAAACTCGTCTATAAAATCAGCGCTGGTAATTCATGATTCTGGGGTCTTTCCCTGCCTTTTGCGCAAACAatctagaaattatgcctataggttTGTAACCTGCAAATCTGTTGCCTGCGTATTGCTAAAATCAGAATcacttagaaaccatgtctataggacttataATGATTTAATCTGTACGTTAGCCTAAAATGCAGCATTGCCTATTTGATATTGGAATCATATAGAGATCATGCATATAGAACCAAAAGATTCTGAGTCTCAAGTTCGAAACGTTCTATTGCTTAATCTGAAAATCAATCTGTGTGCTCCTCCGTTTATGTGTGAAGGCTAACATGAGCCACTCTCTgctattagttttatcatttttgagcagcctaagtaagtctagaaccacccaaatagaggtccaaagcctcctggaccataggcatgggacgggtagtgcacgcataagccgagacttagaattgaattagaacgctttaggtaaacaacttcaacatagtaatcgggtagcaggagatgatagtctgtgcctgctgaataatatgagcaactcctatttaaatggagttgcgaagtattatttatgttacaccgggtgatcctttaggctaaaaaactttgGACCCCCTCCTTTATATACTTGctattcacacttagtcatttaatatAGATCATTGTAGTTGTATCCCTGTAGTctttaagatttgtaccaattctcattgtgttataatgaaaCTTCTTAGACTTTTATATTTCATATTTATCTGATCACCTAGACTAATTACGTAATAcacatagtcttaagttcggtcgggacccacagttatggacctcgaagagtgcctaacacattCTCTTTAAGGTAATTTGAGCTCTCACCCGATCTTTGATggtgttgactagtcaaacagatttATTTGCATAATAGGTTCCCTAATGCatcttaaaatcgttaggtggcgactctcctcttttaataccctcCCCTTTAAAAGAGTTATCCCACGTCAAAGAGCGCTCTCGCGAGAAAAAAATGGGCacgacaacatggcgactctgctggggactatacttaggctcttaccataatgaacttggcttatatggattactttctttattgcatgcacatcccttcccttcttcacctttatttttttaaatttgctatgacatgcacatcccttcctcTATTCACCTTTATTTTAAATCTGCTATGACATGCACGTCTCTTTCCCTATTCACCTTTGTGTACTATGACCGCCCTTCATCTCTtttcatcttgtctaagactgctaTATCACGCCTTTTCCATTCCTACTTCCTTACCTGCTTTATTACATTCCCGTACATATTTTTACGAACTAAACTAACTCCTTCCTTTTgtctttcttctatattctttccATGTTTACCTTTGCTatattatttactgcttttacatatcatgcgaatacttgacaacgtgttattatttctacataaagcatgctccacatcatactccactcgtgccaactatcaacatagcggcacttgatgagtgtccgcactcttccaaaaattacccttttaaatcagaaaagcttatttgcggtagactagtcgatcaacggtgcaatcgacggtcccgagcctttccctctcaagttgtccacttgggagtaccagtctagatcATTCTAGAAACCCCACTCCagcttgaaatgtacatgcatcatactaaacctagtacgggttggaacgttattaacgtaacaacccgctaagatgaaccttgtccaaagtccgataggatttccataatcccaatggacactatcatattatgtgcattacttggagaaaatacgccaacgtgttgatcattattgcataaGTAGTCAAATCTGGGGGGAAAGGGGCTAACCTTTGTTTGCTTGCAGAAAAATGAAGcatgaagtccccaggttcggtatggtccaaaacatcccaccattgctacttgactggtggaaagacctttcACCTTGCGACAAGAGTCATGTGAGAAGGGTATTGGGTGACCTGTCATCTTTGCAGAACATTGGACCAAATagggcattgattgaggccgctaccatgttctgggacgagaaaagagtcgtttttcgatttggcaatatagaaatgatcCCCtcctagaggaaataggaggcttcgccaaGTTACCATAGGATAGTCCGGGATTACTGGTACCAGAGAATCGCACTCCTTGCGGTTTTCTAAagatgttgggttttaagaaaaATGACGAGCTGCTCTGTTTAAAGAAGTCATACATCCTTTTTCAAtttctttatgagcgttatgggcatagcaagtcatatcgtcttcatcATGAGGAACTTGCCATTACTTCCTTGGGTTGGACGCACCGCCGGGTTTATGTGTTCATCGTCTGCTTCTTGGGGTTATTGATATTCCCAACGAAAAGgggaaggattcatactcgcttagccatggtcgccaggacttTGATGGAGGGCATCAAAGGACAAACTTAtaccatcatccctatgatcttAGTTGAGATGTACcgcgctctagatcggtgcaagcagggATTTGGatactttgagggttgtaatttgCTACTACAAGTTtggctgctggaacactttcaAGGAGGAGAGTATCGTCAAGAACTTCTGCGATGGccgttgaatgactacatagcttaccaccacccaaagaaaatgacgtttatCCCAGATAGGTTTTCACAACCTGGAAATGCTGTAAGTTGggtacgtttcttcagcaatctcacGGACGAACatgtacattggatgtttgaatggttttctagcagtgagttcatcatcaagtCAATAGGGACTACTCATCTGGTACTGATTGGGTTGTGAggcatctatccttatgctcccataagggtaatgaggcaagcagggagaaaacaagtcatacctcaggtttccaacatggtctagtacaagtgtaatgacccgaccagtcgttccgaaagttatagccctgtttcctcATTCcttcttctttatgtgttgttcagcggtgttgagttgtatcgaattggtaggtttgggttcggagtagttttggagtgaaatgaacacttagtctcttagttagaaagttaagttagaaaagacaaccggaagttgacttatgagtaaacgaattcggatgtggatttttatgattcgattagcttcgttggatgattttagacttaggagtgtgtccagaatgtaatttggaggtccgtggtagaattaggcttgaattggcgaaagttgaaagtttagaagttcttaggcttgaatccgaggttgatttggtgttttggtgttgttttgggtgttccgaaggttcgactaagttcggctagtgatatatgacttgttaaaattattagttgaggtcccgatggcctcgggtgagtttcggataggtttggattgtgttgcgctcgtttttcttatgtttcgacgccgtttcttcaagcataaatgatatcatattgaacaaataagctccgatttcttttttgattgaagcattagatctgtatcgtaattacggacccgtaacaaaaagaatcatcgaatttggacatcATATGAGGATTTATAGTCATTTTACTAGGAATTAGGTTGCCacatttttcagattaattacgaaattgtcactgacggtgtatttaaaaatctgcatgatttgcaaatattaaaacctacatatctccttcattataaagtcaaattgagtgattcaaaagcctaacttgactaaaatgtcacaaggaatccattggaggcataaaaagcgaGTTTTGGGATCGTTTGACATGAGAAATGAGGCAGAatagctggcagaaaaatatataaaacgagggtttgttcattcggtcatattttaagttggggagctcggatttgggcgattttgggggcgattttcaccataaggattggagtaagtgttctctactcagttttggttatatttcacgaatccatctttatttttgggatttgattgatgatttcaaagtaaaattgagggagttagggtttgagttttggagagtttaagtgaggatttgagggaccaaacggagtccgattttgatgaattttatatggttagaatcggtagaggacgaggtttattattctgccatttttgacttaTTTCGAGACGTGGGGCCGGGGGGcgagttttggccgatttcggatttttggcatattttgtagtttttattgtggaattcgattcgttagcctatgttgatggtattaatctgattattgttagatttggagcttttggagaccgagtccatagacgagggcatcccggagtagaattttacgctgttaaggtaagtaacagttttaaatctggctttgaaggtataaacccggagaatttgatatcatgtgactgtttggaggtgatacccatgctaggtgatggacgtgtgggtgtatacctcgagggattgagacttagtccatcccgtgaggcctcatggccatcatctgtgtttacgtagttacttgttgttgaacttgtctgccttcatattagagatcatgcttaggctttattcatgctcacattatttgtactcagtcataaaaattattgtacatgtttaccccAGTCTCAATTATTTGCTAATAtactgtgatacttgatgtgggatgtgttcccttatttattgatgatagtgaggctagtgaggtacatgattgagtgaggccgagggcctggttgtgaggatattaataccatagcacgtgagtttttcgcatagtacgtgagttgaccgtgcgggtccaggtattgataccatagcgcgtgagttgtctgcgtagcacgtgagttgaccgtgcggatccaggtattgatatgatggcacgtgagttgtccgtgcttagcgcttgggctttgggagcccctccagagtcagtacacaccccagtgagcacagagtgttaagtgttttgagtgttgagtgctaAGTGCGAGTGATGActgatggagtgacattgttgtgaggttgtatttatttgtgctattgctgcatttatctgttaaacttctttgtggcatttactgagttatggaatttacctgtttatttctgtttatttttaaattatgaaaataaataattggactgttttacttagctcgtcactactgatcagttccttagttatttctgttactactgagtcggttgtactcatactacaccctgcactttatgtgcagatctaggtgaattagagcgcgacgatcgttgagttcagaccagctatctgtggagattgcaaggtagctactatcgtccgcaggaccttgttactccttttgtcatttcttcttttggacagttagacagcttatatatcttagttcatagttttagatgctcatgacttagtgacaccccgatgtttggggctcgtatccgtattttctatattatatttagaggttatttagtttatgagaaatttaaatgttggtattgttttatttaaattcttataatcagtttagtagtaatattttgggaagtaggcttgccttgtaacacgacaggcaccatcacgaccatggttagattttgggtcgtgacaacaaggcagatttcaaaggagacgtcattccattcaagttcgacgcacaacatatgtggaaccaaaaAGTCATTGTGGAAAAAGAAACCATTGAGCCAGACAGGTTTCACGCCGGTCATATatactactatctatcatggttgGAGGATGACGTAGCAGGAGATGTCCAGCCGGGAGTCAATTTGACAGATAGGGTCATAGATGAAGTAGCTGAAGCACAGGTTAAGTATAGAAGGCTATGCAAAAGGAtgttcgagtctgaagctaaaTATCTTGAGCAGCACAGAGTGAACATGGAAGCGATAGAGGAATGGAAGGGTATTGCTACTAAGTCAACGGAAAGATTGGAATACTTGgaacaaggattgatggagctcgagggaaagatgagaaagagactctcaGATTGTCAAGGCACGGATGGCagtgaaggaggacatctagcaaaagcctacttactgttggatatgcgcgatctgggaaacctgattgatggggtcaaaagagcttagcacggagaaggtccttcagggactaAGTAGactaggaaatgatgttctttacagCTTTCTAGCTTAgctttagatttcgattgtaataaggctaaatgccattagtaatgtttattattgtcgatttagtaaagatttgactcatttttggcattaatgaaatgacgcaaatattggcatcaatttttctccaagtctatgtgtcgcttaggcctacctcgggcacaatgaggtccccaaattaagATGTGAATTATTGCctgactttgtgaaacatgtttaatACCGCAAAcattctttcaatatcccttactaacttggtaacctttttgctttttctttcttttgattattcccattctccaaggttggttcgtgtatactggcatcatcagcatatcacactagatccagaggtcctccaccaagcgatcctaaaggcaaaaacaaaggaaaagggaaaatggatgatttgagTGGTATCAAAAAAGACAACGTCGCCATGGCAGAAaacgttgaaacttcagatggccgaagtactccggcacagaatgAGTTGGCCTTACGTCTGGAACAGAAAATCCTGGAACTACAAGGCGGGCTTGAGCAGGTTCGAAATttggcaaacctctccctcactCTCAGTGTCcccgacatcaaccagcaaaatCCGACTACCTAGAAACAAACACCACcgtaaaacacacaaaaccaaaacCCATCACCCAATCCTCCTACGCCATACCAGTATCCCGCAcctccccagaaccttaaccCGCTACCAGTACCAACCCCTGAACACCACCACCATCATCTAACTCAATACCCATAAACTactacttatcacactccccagaATGCGCCACAACCTACTCCCGATCCCTAAAACTCAAACAATGACCACCCTTATACCTAAGTGCCGGGAATCCATCAAAGCAATtcgatatatgtggaaactttaccccacaccccgccgcaaaccctatacatacccgaatcgactgagaaggacctgctcattaaaAACATGGTAGAGAAAATCAAGAAGCTCACTGGTAGAGTTCAGAATGTTGAAGTCGGTAAAGGCAttgaaggtctaaactatgaGGACCTATGTATTCAGCCGGAAGTGGAACTGCCGGAGgattacaaacctcctaagttcgaaatgttcgatgggACTGGTGATCTGAAAGTGCATCCGAGAACATATTGTGATAAAACTTGTAGGAGTAAGCAAAAATGAACAAATCCGTATGAAGTTGTTCATGCGAAGCCTCATAGGAGATgctttgtcttggtacatcagtcaagaCCCGAATAAGTGGGTTggttgggtaagcatggcatcagacTTCATGGACAGATTCAGATTCAACACGGAAAATGCGCCAgatgttttctacattcaaaacctcaagaagaagccaacagaaaccttccgcgagtatgctactcattGGAGATCAGAAGCTGCGaaagtaaggccagcacttgaataagaacaaatgaataagttcttcgtcagagctcaagacccgcagtattatgaaaggttgatggttattgaaaatcacaaattctccgatatcatcaagctaggagaaagaatagaagaagggattaaGAGTGGTATGGTAACCAACTTCGAGGCGCTGCAGGCCACGAACAAAACTTTGCAATCGGGAGGTATTTCGaaaaagaaagaagtaggtgccgTAATGGTAGCCCAGGGtcctaagtctcctctcacataccaaacacctccacccatataccAACCCTCACCCCTAGATACCAATAACTTGATACCACCTATCATGCCTATAATACTCAACCCGCATATTGCCATTCTCCAccacccgcccgccaaaactaccaaaaaccacgACCAAATTTTGACTGAAGGccacctagacaatacaccccaattgccgAACCCATAGACCAATTTCACGAGAGGCTGAAGGTTGTTGGTTACGTCACTCATAGACCAATTGCCATTGCTATGGATAGTTCTTCCCAGTGGATCAACCCCAACAATAcatgtgcctatcattcaggcatgaagggtcataccattgatgaGTGCCGcacattaaaagataaaattcagacattgatcgacactaaggtcatacaggcaaaggaagttgcaccaaatattcgtaacaatcctctcccagatcatagaggtgagggagtgaataTTATAGAGAcagatgaagaatgggactcggaGGGGTCAATAAgactcattcgagagggagatgctcctaaaacatctccagtcaccctcACGCCAGTTGTGGTCCAAACCCAGGCACCTTTTGAAGTTGAGGTATCtacacccttcaccgtgatggtagctcCCATGCCATCCTACCAGTCTGATGccatcccatgggattatgttgcggaagcaaggagaaaaggaaaagaaaaaatagaggAAACATGGACagcacaaggtatgactagaactggccgAGTTTACACCCCTGAGGacctgggaggaacaagcaaggaaGCCGCATCTAAGCTGCCTATTGTCGAGACTGGTAAtgatgatctttggaggaaggtGCAAGCAAGAGAGTACTCTTTTGTTGACCACTTGAACAAAACTCCTACCAGATATCCATATtgtcactgctgcaaaactcagACACACACTAgaatgctttgatgaaggtgttaagtgaagcttatgtacccatcaacatcactagtggggagatggctaacatggtcggaaAAGTATTGGAGAGTCATAGAATCACCTTTCATGAAGATGAATTACCACCAGAAGGATTGAGTCACAACATGGCACTACACATCACAGTGCGAGTTGAGTATAAGTTCAtcgccagggtcctgatagacgggggttcaagtctcaacatataccaactgactACTCTGAAGAGATTAGGTAAATGCCTGCACGAGATACGGATgtgaagcatgaatgtgaaagcatttgatggatCTTTGAAAGCAACCATTGGAGAGATCAACCTCAGTCTATAGATGGgcccgacttggtttgatgtcgAGTTTCAGGTGCTGGATATATATGCTACTTACAACCTATtattgggacgaccatggatacatgctCCTAGTGCAGTGGCTTCAACCCTGCATCAGGCTGTGAAATTttagtggaatcatcaggaggtaatcattcatggagatggaagTAACCCCATCTACACTAATCAGACTGTTCCAATcatcaaaaaaagaaagaagctgggtggagaaacataccatcgtaTTGAGcgagtcaacgcaattgaaaaggaccgaTGGTGGAGAAaaaagatagaaagcatactactATGGATAGGGTATGAAcccggcaagggtctcggcaaaaatttccaagggatcaccaaacccgtACAACCACAGTGTCATGGCACGACTTTTGGACTCAGATATGACTACACATGGCGGGAGTACCAGGTttggtcaccaccatggcgtggtccttattatccACTAGAACAACCAATAACACCTTTGCACCAAACAttccatcaagctgacatgacGTGGGGATCCGAGGAAGATGAAGTTTTAGCGGGCATGAGGAAGATGTTTCTAGACGAAGAGGATATGGACTGCAATgcaatagttgaggaggaggaggaagaccttactatTCAGACCATGGAGAAAGGAGTTGTTCTTAAAAACTGGACTGTTGCACCATCCTgggcccatcgagttcctgggtagcctggcaaattagcatgaattactttaaattttgagcatttgagatatttttcagtattttgttttgaaataattgctcgagtcatggAGCCGTACTTGTTGACGTTTTAagattttattaatgcattactgtttttcgtatttattattattctttatattttctttttcagtattattgttacttatcccgatgaacctacgactgtgacatgtaatgaggtAACGCGACATAcggatagtgattcagaggatctggaagatgatataatacttgAGGAAATCATTAGAGAACTGGAATGctttgaaaacaaaccaaagtctactttggaggaaactgagaccgttaacttaggggatgccgaaacggtcaaggaaacacgtgtaagcattcatctatcaacATCAGAGAATGAAGAGTACATCAGATTCCTAAAAGAATATATAGATATCTTTGCATGATCCTACGacgatatgactggtttgagcacatctatagtggctcacaagctacccactAATCCTATGTGTCCActggtaaagcagaagctcagaaagttcaagtcggatatgagtttgaagataaaagaagaggtcaccaagaaaatcaaagccaaggttctctgAGTGGTCAAATatccgacttggttggccaacattgtgccagttccaaagaaagatgggaaagttagagtatgtgttgactatcgagatctaaacagagcaagtcccaaagatgatttcccactgcccaacatacacatactgattgaaaactgtgccaagcatgagctccaatcctttgtggattgcttcgcaggataccatcagatctggatggatgaaaaGTATGCCGAAAAGACAACCTTCATTACACCATGGGGGATATactgttacaaaatgatgtcgtttggtctgAAGAACGTTGGGGCCACCTATATGAGAGCCATGACAACCATCTtgcacgacatgatacacaaagaaATAGAGGTGTATGTTAATGAAGTTATCATCAAATATAAAAGGAATTCGGATCATATAGCAGACTTGAAAAAGTTTTTTGACCGGCTtcaaaaatacaatttgaagttgaatcctgcaaaatgtgtCTTTGATGTCCCTGCGGGAAaattgttaggattcatcgtcagtcaCCGAGGGATTAAGttggacccatcaaaggtcaaagctatccaaggcctatcacctccaaagaataagaaagatgtgatgagttttttagggcgtctcaattacatcagccgcttcatagcacagtcaactgtgatatgtgagccaatattcaggatgctgaggaaagatgttgCAATAAGTTGTActaaagaatgccagaaagccttcaacaaaatcaaggagtatttatctaaaccacaTGTTATGGCCTCTACTGCTTTATTTGTCCATATTGGAGGGAGCTTTTGGTTGtgttgggacaacatgatgaaactggaagaAAGGAGTAGGCGATATATTATTTAAGCAAGAAATTCACATCTTACGAAGCCCGATATTCTTTGTTAGAATACACTTGATGTGCTTTGACgtggatagctcagaagttgaggcattatttctgtgcatacactacatatctcatatcaaggatggatacgctaaagtacatcttccagaaacccatgcctacgggcaAGTTAGCAaaatggaaaatattgttgagcGAATTCGACATTGTccatgtaactcagaaggcaatAAAAAGgcaagcattggcagatcatCTGGCAGACAATCCCTTAGACGGAGAATACGGaccattgaaaatgtattttcccaATGAGGAGGTgtcatttgtaggagaagatatcaccaagGCATATGAtagttggagaatgttcttcgacggagctaAAAACTTTAAAGGAGTGGGTATCGGGGCTGTCTTAGTATCAAAAACCggccaacactatccggtatccgcaaaactcaggtttccatgcaccaataatatggcagaatatgaggcttgcattgGGGCttaggttggccattgacatgaatgttcaggagCTACTGGTAATCGGAAATTCAGATCTTTTGGT
This region of Nicotiana tomentosiformis chromosome 4, ASM39032v3, whole genome shotgun sequence genomic DNA includes:
- the LOC138910198 gene encoding uncharacterized protein, with protein sequence MVEKIKKLTGRVQNVEVGKGIEGLNYEDLCIQPEVELPEDYKPPKFEMFDGTGVSKNEQIRMKLFMRSLIGDALSWYISQDPNKWVGWVSMASDFMDRFRFNTENAPDVFYIQNLKKKPTETFREYATHWRSEAAKVRPALE